The Bos javanicus breed banteng chromosome 11, ARS-OSU_banteng_1.0, whole genome shotgun sequence genome includes a window with the following:
- the NFU1 gene encoding NFU1 iron-sulfur cluster scaffold homolog, mitochondrial isoform X3, protein MFIQTQDTPNPNSLKFIPGKPVLETRTMDFPTPATAFRSPLARQLFRIEGVKSVFFGPDFITVTKENEELDWNLLKPDIYATIMDFFASGLPLVTEETPSGEAGSEDDDEVVAMIKELLDTRIRPTVQEDGGDVIYKGFEDGIVQLKLQGSCTSCPSSIITLKNGIQNMLQFYIPEVEGVEQVMDDESDEKEANSP, encoded by the exons ATGTTTATTCAAACACAAGATACCCCAAATCCCAACAGTTTAAAGTTTATTCCAGGAAAACCAGTTCTCGAGACAAGGACCATGGATTTTCCCACACCAGCTACAGCATTTCGCTCCCCTCTGGCTAG gcAGTTATTTAGGATTGAGGGGGTAAAAAGTGTCTTTTTTGGACCAGATTTCATCACTGTCACAAAG GAGAATGAAGAATTAGACTGGAATTTATTGAAACCAGATATCTATGCCACAATTATGGATTTCTTTGCATCTGGCTTACCTTTAGTTACTGAAGAAACACCTTCAGGAGAAGCAG GATCTGAAGATGATGATGAAGTTGTGGCAATGATTAAGGAATTGTTAGATACTAGAATACG GCCAACTGTGCAGGAAGATGGAGGAGATGTAATCTATAAAGGCTTTGAAGATGGCATcgtacagctgaaactccaaggtTCTTGTACCAGCTGCCCCAGTTCAATCATTACTCTGAAAAATGGAATTCAGAACATGCTGCAGTTTTATATTCCAGAAGTAGAAGGCGTAGAACAG